The following coding sequences are from one Epinephelus moara isolate mb chromosome 7, YSFRI_EMoa_1.0, whole genome shotgun sequence window:
- the LOC126393505 gene encoding putative gustatory receptor clone PTE01 yields MINATILNAFSLSGLNDMTTKHRATLFSLAVLCYIVILLVNGSLIVLIILDEKLHEPMYIFLGNLCINSLYGTAAFYPKFLSDLLSNTHVISYTGCLLQVFVIYSYAATDFSVLTLMAYDRYVAICRPLEYHSVMTKHRAVLLVFFSRLVPLLCQTVVMTMTSTVELCGSHIEKLYCDNWSILKLSCSSITTNNIVGFIMIFFYFGHDLFIVCSYVQLVKSALKSRECRRKFMQTCVPHLLCLLTISVALLFDLMYARYGSSSVSQSVKDFMGIQFLMIPPVLNPIIYGLQLTQVRNSLLSLCKVSKQVKGLG; encoded by the coding sequence ATGATCAATGCAAccattttaaatgcattttccttATCGGGATTAAATGACATGACAACAAAGCACAGAGCCACTCTTTTCTCTCTTGCCGTATTGTGTTACATTGtgattttgcttgtaaatggtTCTCTTATTGTTCTTATCATATTGGACGAAAAACTTCATGAACCCATGTACATTTTTCTGGGTAATTTGTGCATTAATAGTCTTTATGGGACAGCGGCCTTTTACCCCAAATTCCTTTCTGATCTATTGTCTAACACTCATGTCATATCTTATACAGGCTGTCTGTTGCAGGTGTTTGTTATATACTCCTATGCAGCAACTGATTTTTCTGTTCTGACCCTAATGGCCTATGACAGGTATGTGGCTATATGTCGACCACTGGAGTATCACTCTGTTATGACTAAACATAGGGCTGTGTTGTTGGTGTTCTTCTCCAGACTTGTACCTTTGCTCTGTCAGACTGTTGTAATGACAATGACCTCCACAGTGGAATTATGTGGCTCCCACATAGAAAAACTTTATTGTGACAACTGGTCAATCCTTAAACTTTCCTGCAGTTCAATAACAACAAATAATATTGTTGGatttatcatgatatttttctattttggGCATGACCTTTTCATTGTGTGCTCATATGTGCAGTTGGTAAAATCTGCTTTAAAGTCAAGAGAGTGCAGAAGAAAGTTCATGCAGACATGTGTGCCACATTTATTATGTTTGCTTACCATCAGTGTTGCTCTGCTTTTTGACCTCATGTATGCTAGATATGGTTCAAGCTCTGTATCACAGAGTGTAAAGGACTTCATGGGCATACAATTTCTCATGATTCCTCCTGTTCTCAACCCTATTATTTATGGACTTCAACTGACTCAAGTTCGCAACAGTTTATTAAGTTTGTGTAAAGTCAGCAAACAGGTTAAAGGATTGGGCTGA
- the LOC126393506 gene encoding olfactory receptor 142-like: MSNTSNLVIFSLSGFSATVNYKVTFFSLTLLCYCLIVVVNVSLILTIILDQNLHKPMYVFLCSLCINGLYGAAGFYPKFVFDLLSDIQVISYTACLLQVFVIYSNSQIDYSILVLMAYDRYVAICRPLEYHSVMSVQRIAVLIGLSWLVPFCSEGMIITLTSILKLCGSHIDKLYCENWSVVKLSCGSTRANDIVGLIVLAFYCAHVLLIVCSYVQLVQSSLKSKEGRRKFTQTCVPHLLCLFNVTAALLFDIMYSRYGSASMPQNLRNFMAIQFLIIPPIINPIIYGLILTRIRNRMIYLCMMAGQRFKSRFKV; encoded by the coding sequence ATGAGTAATACATCTAATTTAGTTATATTTTCACTGTCTGGCTTCAGTGCCACTGTCAACTACAAAGTTACATTTTTCTCTTTGACTTTACTGTGTTATTGTCTAATCGTGGTGGTAAATGTGTCTCTCATTTTAACCATAATTTTGGATCAAAATTTACATAAACCCATGTACGTTTTTTTGTGTTCTTTGTGCATCAATGGACTCTATGGAGCTGCTGGCTTTTATCCTAAATTTGTCTTTGATCTGCTGTCTGACATTCAAGTAATATCATATACAGCATGCCTTTTGCAAGTCTTTGTTATATACTCCAATTCACAAATCGACTACTCTATTCTAGTTCTAATGGCCTATGACAGATATGTGGCCATATGTCGACCTCTGGAGTATCACTCTGTGATGTCTGTGCAAAGGATTGCTGTGTTAATTGGTTTGTCCTGGCTTGTACCTTTCTGCTCTGAAGGTATGATTATAACTTTGACATCCATACTGAAATTATGTGGCTCCCACATAGATAAACTCTATTGTGAGAACTGGTCAGTTGTTAAACTTTCCTGTGGCTCAACAAGAGCAAATGACATAGTTGGATTGATTGTTCTTGCTTTCTATTGTGCTCATGTCCTCTTGATTGTATGTTCATATGTGCAGTTGGTACAGTCATCTTTAAAATCCAAAGAGGGGAGGAGAAAGTTTACTCAGACATGTGTGCCACATCTGTTATGTCTGTTCAATGTCACAGCTGCTTTGCTTTTTGATATTATGTACTCGAGGTATGGATCAGCATCCATGCCACAGAATTTAAGGAACTTCATGGCCATACAATTTCTTATAATTCCACCGATTATAAACCCTATTATTTATGGACTGATCCTGACTAGAATTCGAAACAGAATGATATATTTGTGTATGATGGCAGGTCAAAGATTTAAATCGAGATTCAAGGTTTAG
- the LOC126393507 gene encoding olfactory receptor 142-like, which translates to MSNTSNLVIFSLSGFSATVNYKVTFFSLTLLCYCLIVVVNVSLILTIILDQNLHKPMYVFLCSLCINGLYGAAGFYPKFVFDLLSDIQVISYTACLLQVFVIYSNSQIDYSILVLMAYDRYVAICRPLEYHSVMSVQRIAVLIGLSWLVPFCSEGMIITLTSILKLCGSHIDKLYCENWSVVKLSCGSTRANDIVGLIVLAFYCAHVLLIVCSYVQLVQSSLKSKEGRRKFTQTCVPHLLCLFNVTAALLFDIMYSRYGSASMPQNLRNFMAIQFLIIPPIINPIIYGLILTRIRNRMIYLCMMAGQRFKWRFKV; encoded by the coding sequence ATGAGTAATACATCCAATTTAGTTATATTTTCACTGTCTGGCTTCAGTGCCACTGTCAACTACAAAgttacatttttctctctcactttACTGTGTTATTGTCTAATCGTGGTGGTAAATGTGTCTCTCATTTTAACCATAATTTTGGATCAAAATTTACATAAACCCATGTACGTTTTTTTGTGTTCTTTGTGCATCAATGGACTCTATGGAGCTGCTGGCTTTTATCCTAAATTTGTCTTTGATCTGCTGTCTGACATTCAAGTAATATCATATACAGCATGCCTTTTGCAAGTCTTTGTTATATACTCCAATTCACAAATCGACTACTCTATTCTAGTTCTAATGGCCTATGACAGATATGTGGCCATATGTCGACCTCTGGAGTATCACTCTGTGATGTCTGTGCAAAGGATTGCTGTGTTAATTGGTTTGTCCTGGCTTGTACCTTTCTGCTCTGAAGGTATGATTATAACTTTGACATCCATACTGAAATTATGTGGCTCCCACATAGATAAACTCTATTGTGAGAACTGGTCAGTTGTTAAACTTTCCTGTGGCTCAACAAGAGCAAATGACATAGTTGGATTGATTGTTCTTGCTTTCTATTGTGCTCATGTCCTCTTGATTGTATGTTCATATGTGCAGTTGGTACAGTCATCTTTAAAATCCAAAGAGGGGAGGAGAAAGTTTACTCAGACATGTGTGCCACATCTGTTATGTCTGTTCAATGTCACAGCTGCTTTGCTTTTTGATATTATGTACTCGAGGTATGGATCAGCATCCATGCCACAGAATTTAAGGAACTTCATGGCCATACAATTTCTTATAATTCCACCGATTATAAACCCTATTATTTATGGACTGATCCTGACTAGAATTCGAAACAGAATGATATATTTGTGTATGATGGCAGGTCAAAGATTTAAATGGAGATTCAAGGTTTAG